A genomic stretch from Candidatus Poribacteria bacterium includes:
- the hslV gene encoding ATP-dependent protease subunit HslV — MRTGVGSDLRATTILAVRRDDRISLGGDGQVTLGSTIVKAQSSKVRRIHDGKVLVGFAGSAADAMALVEKLEARLEEYRGSLRRAAVELAKDWRSDRALRRLDAQVIACDEKESLLVSGTGDVIAPDDGVLSIGSGAPSALAAARALVTHTTLPPEEIVREALRITSEICVYTNGNLTIESIPE, encoded by the coding sequence ATGAGAACCGGCGTCGGCTCCGACCTCCGCGCCACGACGATCCTTGCCGTCCGGCGAGATGACCGAATCTCGCTCGGCGGCGACGGACAGGTGACGCTTGGGAGCACGATCGTCAAGGCGCAGAGCTCGAAGGTTCGTCGCATCCACGACGGCAAGGTGCTCGTGGGGTTCGCCGGTTCTGCCGCCGACGCGATGGCGCTCGTCGAGAAGCTGGAAGCCCGGCTCGAAGAGTACCGCGGAAGCCTTCGCCGCGCCGCCGTGGAGCTGGCGAAGGATTGGCGGAGCGACCGAGCCCTGCGCCGACTGGACGCCCAGGTGATTGCGTGCGACGAGAAGGAGTCGCTGCTCGTCTCGGGAACCGGCGACGTGATCGCTCCGGACGACGGCGTCCTCTCCATCGGCAGCGGCGCGCCCAGCGCGCTGGCGGCAGCCCGAGCTCTCGTGACGCACACGACGCTGCCGCCGGAGGAGATCGTCCGCGAAGCCCTACGGATCACGTCCGAAATCTGCGTCTACACGAACGGCAACCTGACGATTGAGAGCATTCCAGAGTGA
- the hslU gene encoding ATP-dependent protease ATPase subunit HslU — protein MIDATPATTPANPSADEATFLSSSLTPREIVAELDRYIVGQARAKRAVAIALRNRSRRAMLPDDMRDEVMPKNILMIGPTGVGKTEIARRLARLANAPFVKVEASKYTEVGYVGRDVESMIRDLVETAVVLVKASHRDEVRSRAEAAVEDRLLDALFPTPPSIREEMDSESGWESDDAEGASDADAARKRFQRSRERMRVRLRSGDLEDRTIDLEVQVRPAPFIELLTPGGVEEMDINLKELLGGMMPKQTRRRRLTVAEARPILLDELSDQLIDMDRVVSEAIQRTEDHGIIFLDEMDKIAGRESRSGPDVSREGVQRDILPIVEGCAVTTKYGTVRTDHVLFIAAGAFHVAKPSDLIPELQGRFPLRVELNSLTEQDFCRILTEPRNALVSQYVALMGTEGIDCTMTRDAVEEVAALAFQVNERTENIGARRLHTIMERLFEEVSFTAPERRGESVTIDRDYVRRELSDIVRDEDLSRYIL, from the coding sequence ATGATCGATGCCACACCGGCGACAACGCCTGCCAACCCGTCCGCCGACGAGGCGACGTTTCTCTCGTCGAGCTTGACCCCTCGCGAGATCGTCGCAGAGCTCGACCGATACATCGTGGGACAGGCGCGCGCGAAGCGGGCGGTCGCCATCGCGCTGCGGAACCGGTCGCGGCGCGCGATGCTGCCCGACGACATGCGCGACGAGGTGATGCCGAAAAATATCCTGATGATCGGACCCACGGGCGTCGGCAAGACGGAGATCGCCCGTCGACTGGCGCGTCTGGCGAATGCTCCGTTCGTCAAAGTCGAGGCGTCCAAATACACGGAGGTCGGCTACGTGGGTCGCGACGTCGAGTCGATGATCCGCGACCTGGTCGAGACCGCCGTCGTGCTCGTCAAGGCGTCGCATCGCGACGAGGTGCGGTCGCGCGCGGAGGCGGCTGTCGAGGATCGCCTGCTCGATGCCTTGTTCCCGACGCCGCCGTCCATCCGCGAGGAGATGGACTCGGAATCGGGATGGGAGAGCGACGACGCGGAGGGAGCGTCGGACGCCGACGCGGCGCGAAAGCGGTTCCAGCGGAGTCGTGAGCGGATGCGCGTCCGGCTCCGCAGCGGAGACCTCGAAGACCGGACCATCGACTTGGAGGTGCAGGTTCGACCGGCTCCGTTCATCGAGTTGCTGACCCCAGGCGGCGTCGAGGAGATGGACATCAACCTCAAGGAGCTCCTCGGCGGGATGATGCCCAAGCAGACGCGCCGACGGCGATTGACCGTCGCGGAGGCGCGCCCGATCCTGCTCGACGAGCTGTCCGACCAGTTGATCGACATGGACCGCGTCGTCTCCGAGGCGATCCAGCGGACGGAAGACCACGGCATCATCTTCCTCGATGAGATGGACAAGATCGCGGGCAGAGAGTCGCGGTCGGGTCCCGACGTGTCGCGGGAGGGCGTTCAGCGGGACATCCTGCCCATCGTCGAGGGATGCGCCGTGACGACGAAGTACGGCACGGTTCGGACGGACCACGTGCTCTTCATCGCGGCGGGAGCGTTCCATGTCGCGAAGCCGTCGGACCTGATCCCGGAGCTCCAGGGCAGGTTCCCGCTGCGCGTCGAACTGAATAGCCTGACCGAGCAGGATTTCTGCCGTATCCTGACGGAGCCCCGAAACGCGCTCGTGTCGCAGTACGTCGCGCTGATGGGGACCGAGGGCATCGACTGCACGATGACCCGCGACGCGGTAGAGGAGGTCGCCGCGTTGGCGTTTCAGGTGAACGAGCGCACGGAGAACATCGGCGCGCGCCGACTGCACACGATCATGGAGCGCCTCTTCGAGGAGGTCTCGTTCACCGCGCCGGAACGACGCGGCGAATCGGTCACCATCGACCGCGATTACGTGCGCCGCGAGCTATCGGACATCGTCCGAGACGAGGACCTGAGCCGGTATATCCTCTGA